The following coding sequences are from one SAR86 cluster bacterium window:
- the tmk gene encoding dTMP kinase gives MFITFEGIEGSGKTTQINFLKDFFKEKSIKAVFTKEPGSSKIGGEIRNILLNKNLNLSPYAELFLIFADRSQHVEEIIKPKLSADFLVVSDRYIDSTFAYQGEGRSIGHEEISKIIKKMNLPLPDKTFLLDLPVSEGLRRAKKRAEFDRFESEELAFHEKVRNAYLKIYEENKNRIIKIDATKSPNKIFDEIEKNLEIE, from the coding sequence ATGTTTATTACTTTTGAAGGAATTGAGGGATCCGGTAAAACAACCCAAATAAATTTTCTAAAAGATTTTTTTAAAGAAAAATCAATTAAAGCTGTATTTACAAAAGAACCCGGATCATCAAAAATTGGCGGTGAAATAAGAAATATCTTATTGAATAAAAATCTAAATTTATCACCCTACGCTGAACTATTTCTAATTTTTGCTGATAGATCACAACATGTTGAAGAAATAATTAAACCAAAATTAAGTGCAGACTTCTTAGTTGTCTCTGATAGATATATTGATTCGACATTTGCTTATCAAGGCGAGGGCAGGTCTATAGGACATGAAGAAATATCAAAAATAATCAAAAAAATGAATTTACCCTTGCCCGATAAGACCTTCTTATTAGATCTTCCTGTTTCTGAAGGCCTAAGGAGAGCAAAAAAAAGAGCGGAGTTTGACAGATTTGAGTCTGAGGAATTAGCTTTTCATGAGAAAGTTAGAAACGCTTATCTTAAAATTTATGAAGAAAATAAAAATAGAATTATAAAAATTGACGCTACGAAATCTCCAAATAAAATATTCGATGAAATCGAAAAAAATTTAGAAATTGAATGA
- a CDS encoding PQQ-dependent sugar dehydrogenase, with product MKKTIALLILFVSSNIFAEYKLETVIEKLDFPWEAVFISKEEILLTELPGKLKKINLKTKKIIEIENVPKVLFRGQGGLSGIVLHPNYSQNGWIYISYSKKVANDQNTLVVDRLRITNNSVTDLENIFSAKALRNPPVHYGAKMAFLDDNSLLITSGDGFDYREQAQDLDNHFGKIVRIKDNGQIPLDNPFFETENLKDIFSFGHRNMQGLVVLSDGRIIEHEHGPQGGDEINLIEAGKNYGWPVITYGIDYSGALISPFTEMKGMEQPLLHWTPSIAPSSMMIYKGTRFPSWTDSLFVSALVSRDVRKIKFLEDGNLDEEILFSELNSRIRNIFESPDGDIYLLTDKANAKIIKVNPI from the coding sequence ATGAAAAAGACAATTGCCTTATTAATTTTATTTGTTTCTTCAAATATTTTCGCCGAATATAAATTAGAAACTGTTATTGAGAAATTGGACTTCCCATGGGAAGCAGTTTTTATTTCAAAAGAAGAGATTTTACTCACAGAGCTTCCTGGTAAATTAAAAAAAATAAATCTTAAGACTAAAAAAATTATAGAAATTGAAAATGTCCCAAAAGTCTTATTTAGAGGACAAGGTGGACTTTCTGGGATTGTTTTGCATCCAAATTATTCGCAGAATGGTTGGATATACATTAGTTATTCGAAAAAAGTAGCCAACGATCAAAATACCCTCGTTGTTGATAGGCTAAGAATCACAAATAATTCTGTAACAGACTTAGAAAATATATTTTCAGCTAAAGCTCTGAGAAATCCGCCGGTTCATTACGGAGCAAAAATGGCATTTCTTGATGATAATTCTTTATTAATAACAAGTGGAGATGGTTTTGATTACAGAGAGCAGGCTCAAGATCTTGATAATCATTTTGGTAAAATAGTAAGAATCAAAGATAATGGTCAAATTCCGTTAGACAATCCTTTTTTTGAGACAGAAAATCTCAAAGATATTTTTTCATTTGGTCATAGAAATATGCAAGGTTTAGTAGTGCTTTCCGATGGAAGGATAATTGAACATGAACATGGGCCTCAAGGTGGAGATGAAATTAATTTGATCGAAGCAGGAAAAAATTATGGTTGGCCTGTAATTACTTATGGCATTGATTATTCAGGAGCATTAATTTCACCTTTTACAGAGATGAAAGGAATGGAACAGCCCCTTTTGCATTGGACTCCTTCAATAGCACCATCAAGTATGATGATCTACAAAGGAACAAGATTTCCAAGTTGGACTGATTCTTTGTTCGTATCAGCACTTGTTTCAAGAGATGTAAGAAAAATAAAATTTCTTGAAGATGGTAATTTGGATGAAGAAATTCTTTTTTCTGAACTTAATTCTAGAATTAGAAATATTTTTGAATCTCCTGATGGCGACATTTACCTTCTAACCGATAAAGCAAATGCAAAAATAATTAAGGTAAATCCGATCTAA
- a CDS encoding HD domain-containing protein — MSKTAKFTEMTKGTAEDYVPIVEAAMVHTSELPQRILEHLEMLKGDHGGFAVDRYTHCLQTATRAYRDGRDEEYVVCALLHDIGDILAPANHADFAATLLEPYISEKNFWILKHHGIFQGYYFFHFLGLDRDMRDKYKDHEYWRDCAEFCAKYDQNSFDPKYDTLPIETFIPMLERVLSQTKKSIYKAE, encoded by the coding sequence ATGAGTAAAACAGCTAAATTTACAGAAATGACAAAAGGAACTGCTGAAGACTACGTTCCAATTGTTGAAGCAGCAATGGTTCATACATCTGAACTTCCACAAAGGATCTTAGAACATCTTGAAATGTTGAAAGGCGATCATGGAGGTTTCGCAGTTGATAGATATACCCATTGTCTTCAAACAGCAACAAGAGCTTATAGGGATGGAAGAGACGAGGAATATGTAGTCTGTGCATTGCTTCACGACATCGGAGATATTCTTGCACCTGCAAATCATGCTGACTTTGCTGCGACTTTACTTGAACCCTATATCTCAGAAAAAAATTTCTGGATTCTCAAACACCACGGCATTTTTCAAGGATATTATTTTTTTCATTTCTTGGGTCTTGATAGAGACATGAGAGATAAATATAAAGATCATGAATATTGGAGAGACTGTGCTGAGTTTTGCGCAAAATACGACCAAAATTCTTTTGACCCTAAATATGACACTCTTCCGATAGAAACCTTCATTCCAATGTTGGAAAGAGTTTTGTCTCAAACTAAGAAATCAATTTATAAAGCTGAATAA
- a CDS encoding MFS transporter — MTKFVSNLSLILYSSGSGVIGINAVIFGTWVLIFYNQVLGLNPILASLALGIALVIDAISDPLIGAWSDRFRSKWGRRHPFIYSSILPLCISFYLLFTEPNSYSQSYLFWKLLILVLIIRISLTFYEIPRASLGPELTKDYDKRNFVNGWAYVAAVVAGTTVTFVMYSYFLIETEEFTGNKAFLNPDGYRYFGLLSGFLIVIFGLISAASTHRFIPYLHKAESQASFSINNFLKELFECFSNRSWLVMLLAGGFYGLNIGITSGTSTYVNTYFWEWTPSTISLFPVIAGAATIVGAILAIVITAGREKKNIAVTVFSLGLIIDPLPIWLRLLDGVFLIDFFPLNGTDSLWWIMIIHTSIVDALRAMGFVLVISMIYDIVEDSQINTGRRDEGVFMSGPNLIQKILSGFGIFLLGIVMQFFGFDNTNMSQIEIAQPIRELVIFQSIIGPILSLAGIFCLLFYNITREKFHRAIDDLGYRDN, encoded by the coding sequence GTGACGAAATTCGTTTCTAATCTATCTTTAATTTTATATTCTTCAGGCTCTGGAGTTATTGGAATTAATGCCGTAATTTTTGGAACTTGGGTCTTAATTTTTTATAACCAAGTTTTAGGTTTAAATCCTATTTTAGCCTCTTTGGCTTTGGGTATAGCTCTTGTCATCGACGCAATTTCAGATCCATTGATAGGAGCCTGGTCAGATAGGTTTAGGTCGAAATGGGGTAGAAGACATCCTTTTATTTACTCAAGCATCTTGCCTTTATGCATTAGTTTTTATCTTTTATTCACCGAACCAAATAGTTATTCACAATCTTATCTCTTTTGGAAACTTTTGATTTTAGTTTTAATTATTAGAATTTCTTTGACATTTTATGAAATTCCTAGAGCTTCTCTTGGACCAGAACTTACCAAAGATTATGATAAGCGAAACTTTGTAAATGGTTGGGCATATGTTGCCGCAGTGGTTGCAGGGACGACAGTTACTTTTGTTATGTATTCTTACTTTTTAATTGAAACTGAAGAGTTCACTGGCAATAAAGCTTTTTTAAACCCAGATGGATATAGGTACTTTGGTTTATTATCCGGATTTTTAATTGTAATTTTCGGTTTAATTTCTGCGGCGAGTACTCACCGTTTTATTCCTTATTTACACAAAGCTGAGTCACAAGCTAGCTTTTCTATAAATAATTTTCTAAAAGAATTATTTGAGTGTTTTTCTAATAGATCGTGGCTAGTGATGCTTTTAGCGGGCGGTTTTTATGGACTGAATATTGGTATTACCAGTGGAACCTCAACTTATGTAAATACTTATTTTTGGGAATGGACACCCTCAACTATCTCTCTTTTTCCAGTCATTGCAGGAGCTGCAACTATTGTAGGTGCAATTTTAGCAATTGTTATAACTGCTGGAAGAGAAAAGAAAAATATTGCTGTTACAGTCTTCTCACTTGGTTTGATAATTGATCCATTGCCAATTTGGTTGAGATTGCTTGATGGGGTTTTCCTTATAGATTTTTTTCCTCTAAATGGAACTGACTCATTATGGTGGATAATGATAATTCATACTTCGATAGTTGATGCATTGCGAGCAATGGGCTTTGTTTTGGTAATTTCAATGATCTATGACATTGTTGAAGACAGCCAAATTAATACAGGTAGGAGAGATGAGGGAGTTTTCATGTCTGGACCAAATTTAATCCAAAAAATTCTTTCTGGATTTGGAATTTTTCTCTTAGGAATAGTCATGCAATTTTTTGGCTTTGATAACACTAATATGTCTCAAATAGAGATTGCCCAACCTATAAGAGAATTGGTGATTTTCCAATCTATAATTGGACCAATTCTTTCATTGGCGGGTATTTTTTGTCTTTTATTTTATAATATTACTCGAGAGAAATTTCACAGAGCTATTGATGATTTAGGTTATAGAGATAATTAA
- a CDS encoding rhomboid family intramembrane serine protease, with amino-acid sequence MFFPISDENPSKNKPFITYCLIGLCIFSFVLQYLAQMNQEMFVNLGFVPNTFFNSILSIEAYIPIITSMFLHGGLAHIGGNMLYLWIFGDNVEDSMGRTRFIFFYFLCGGIAAISQGLVDPTSNIPMVGASGAIAGVLGAYLILYPRANVKCLIFIIIIIQMIRVPAFIVLGFWIFGQFFSAPFSLDSEGGTAYFAHIGGFIAGMILIPFFKKKETKLFNHKASPAWTVFSDKDNINNSGKNFLQDFINKSENEIKRRK; translated from the coding sequence ATGTTTTTTCCAATTTCTGACGAAAATCCAAGTAAAAATAAACCTTTTATAACTTATTGTTTGATAGGTCTCTGTATTTTCTCATTTGTTTTGCAATATCTAGCTCAGATGAACCAAGAGATGTTTGTAAATCTCGGGTTTGTTCCAAATACCTTTTTTAATTCAATTCTATCAATAGAAGCATATATTCCAATAATTACTTCTATGTTTCTCCACGGCGGTTTAGCTCATATTGGAGGCAATATGCTCTACCTTTGGATCTTTGGAGATAACGTAGAAGATTCTATGGGGAGGACTAGATTTATATTTTTTTATTTTTTATGCGGAGGTATTGCAGCAATTTCACAAGGCTTAGTTGACCCAACTTCTAACATACCAATGGTTGGTGCAAGTGGGGCTATTGCGGGCGTTCTTGGGGCATACTTAATTCTATATCCGAGAGCTAACGTAAAGTGTCTAATTTTTATAATAATAATTATTCAAATGATTAGAGTACCTGCTTTTATTGTTTTAGGTTTTTGGATATTTGGTCAATTTTTTAGCGCTCCTTTTTCTTTAGATTCCGAAGGTGGAACAGCTTATTTCGCCCACATTGGAGGATTTATTGCAGGTATGATCTTGATTCCATTTTTTAAAAAGAAAGAAACGAAACTATTTAATCATAAGGCTAGCCCAGCATGGACTGTTTTTAGTGACAAAGATAATATAAATAATTCAGGTAAAAATTTTTTACAAGACTTTATAAATAAATCAGAGAATGAGATAAAGAGAAGAAAATGA